One part of the Esox lucius isolate fEsoLuc1 chromosome 10, fEsoLuc1.pri, whole genome shotgun sequence genome encodes these proteins:
- the nup42 gene encoding nucleoporin NUP42: MTVCNFWMQGRCRYGDKCWNEHPRGGGGGTGGRSGGGGEYNSRPPQQSNRGGGGSGGGFGNRVWVNPAQKSGGNYVQPSSFSQIQVGDVWDRGGNEGGGGENSWGRGGGGRDNQVKSSNFSFAASSPNQNRFSVLSPQRSFDKAGRGGAGDDNEKHLETIQKDMEIWETSGQWVLSCYSVLKATISGFTELCPEELRLEYYNTKASGDLQGYASAVNQLVNQWRSRVQELRAMNGPTRAAMLAELDNPAPQAASGSFGSTPVTGFGSSAPTVFEIDSRAPTPAQNTTSTFSFAAPTTGVFVSASPQPAPTSFSSAGVPAFGATASTSAPSAAGFSFAAPAVSKDSSTTGFGASSLGASVSASGFSFASTATSGAGGFGGGGFAGAAPVAVSGFGKASGGFGFMAVETAVTGGAVGGLFTPQSELTADELKEFESKRFTLGQIPLRPPPAGMLVV, encoded by the exons ATGACGGTGTGCAACTTTTGGATGCAAGGCCGTTGTCGATATGGCGACAAGTGTTGGAATGAGCACCCGAGAGGAGGCGGAGGCGGTACAGGAGGTAGAAGTGGCGGCGGTGGAGAATACAACAGCCGTCCACCCCAGCAGTCcaacagaggaggagggggcagtGGAGGAG gaTTTGGGAACAGAGTTTGGGTAAACCCGGCCCAGAAGTCTGGAGGAAACTATGTCCAGCCTTCTTCCTTCTCCCAGATTCAGGTTGGGGATGTCTGGGACCGCGGAGGAAATGAAGGGGGTGGAGGAGAAAACAGCTGGGGCCGTGGGGGTGGAGGAAGAGACAACCAAGTCAAGAGTTCCAACTTCAGTTTCGCTGCCTCCTCTCCAAACCAAAACAGAttctctgtcctgagtccccaGAGAAGCTTTGACAAGGCTGGGAGAGGAGGGGCAGGGGATGACAATGAGAAACACCT GGAGACCATTCAGAAGGACATGGAGATCTGGGAGACATCGGGCCAGTGGGTGCTGTCCTGTTACTCTGTCCTCAAGGCCACCATCTCAG GGTTTACCGAGCTCTGCCCCGAGGAGCTGAGACTGGAGTATTATAACACCAAGGCCTCTGGAGACCTGCAGGGTTAT GCCAGTGCAGTCAATCAGCTGGTCAACCAGTGGAGGAGCAGAGTCCAAGAGTTGAGGGCTATGAACGGACCGACTCGAGCAGCTATG CTTGCAGAGCTGGACAACCCTGCCCCTCAGGCAGCTTCTGGGAGTTTCGGGTCAACACCTGTGACCGGCTTTGGGTCCTCAGCACCAACTGTCTTTGAAATAG ATAGCAGAGCTCCGACCCCAGCCCAGAACACCACGAGCACCTTCAGCTTCGCCGCCCCGACTACAGGAGTCTTCGTTTCTGCTTCTCCCCAGCCTGCTCCGACCAGTTTCAGTAGTGCTGGTGTGCCTGCTTTCGGTGCTACAGCCTCTACTTCCGCCCCTTCAGCGGCAGGGTTCTCCTTTGCGGCCCCAGCTGTCAGCAAGGACTCGTCTACGACCGGTTTTGGAGCTTCTAGTTTGGGAGCTTCTGTTTCTGCTTCAGGGTTTAGCTTCGCCTCGACTGCCACAAGTGGAGCAGGaggatttggggggggggggtttgcgGGTGCAGCGCCGGTAGCTGTGAGTGGTTTTGGAAAGGCAAGCGGAGGGTTTGGCTTTATGGCAGTGGAGACGGCTGTGACTGGGGGGGCAGTGGGCGGTCTCTTCACCCCTCAGAGCGAGTTGACTGCAGATGAGCTGAAGGAGTTTGAGAGCAAGAGGTTCACCCTGGGGCAGATCCCCCTGAGGCCTCCACCGGCTGGGATGCTGGTGGTGTGA